Genomic segment of Ruegeria sp. TM1040:
TCCTACTCCCGGCACATATCGCAGGGTCACTTCAAAGGTGGTGTCCTGCGCGCCATCATTGGAAAGATGGCGCGCGGTGCGCGGTTTGCGGTCCAGAAGACAGGCCTCGATCGCAGTGGTCACATTGGGCTGACGCAAGATCGTTGCAAAATGACGCCCGATGACTTGCGGGCCAAGCAGGGTCGCCCCCTCCACATTGGCCGCAATCAACCGCTCTGTCTGATCGATCAAAACAGCCGGCATCGGAAACGCGGCCAGAAGCCCGTCGATCAGCTCTTGCGACATGATTTTATGCCTCGTCATTGCGTCGTGGCGGCCTTCTTAGGGTTCAATTGTAACTAGGACATGGCAGAGGTGATGGCGTTCTCGAAGATCGCGCAGAGCGCCTCTGGATCCTCCAGCCCTACGGACACGCGAAAGAAACCCTCGTGCAGGCCGAGTTCTGCCCGGTTTTCAGCCGTAAGCGCCCGATGCGATGAGGATGCCGGATGCGAGAGCGTCGTGCCCACATCGCCCAAGGTCGGCGCAAAGGACAGGCCTTCTGCTGCGCGGGTAAAGGCATTGGCCGCTTCTCGTCCGCCATCAAGCTCAAAGCTCACCATATTGCAGCCCCGCCCCTTCAGGAGCGCCTCTGCGCGCGCATGATCGGGATGATCCTTGCGCGTGGGGTAGATCACGCGTTTGATGCCCGGCAGGGTTGCGATGTGATCCGCAAGCCGTGCAGCCGTCGCCTCGGCGCGGTCAAAGCGCAGATCAAAGGACAACAGCCCCCGCTCCGCCAACCAGCAGTCAAAGGGGCTTGGCGTCATGCCGGTGGTCACGGAGAACACGCGCATCCGGTCATTGAGCGCCGGATCTTTGGCGACCACATACCCAAGCATCACATCAGAGTGGCCCGCGAGCAGCTTTGTCACCGAATGGATCACGATGTCCGCACCATGCTCAAAGGGTTTGAACGCGCGCGGCGTGGTGAAGGTATTGTCGACGGCCAGCAAAATACCGTGCTCGCGGCAGAGCGCTGCAAGGCCATCGATGTCGGCCACCGCCAGTGTCGGATTGGAAACGGCTTCGACCAGAATGAGCTTGGTCTCGGGGCGGATTGCCGCGCGGATCGCCGCAACGTCACCGGGGTTGGCGAGGGTTGTTGCGATCCCCAGCCGTGGCAGGTCTTCTTTCATCAGGCGCAGCGAGCGCCCGTAGAGCTGATCGCCGCCGATGACATGATCACCGGTTTGCAACAGCCCCAGCAGCACCGCTGAGACCGCCGCCATGCCGGAGCCACAGACAACGCCGCCCGACGCCCCTTCCATGTCGTCGAGCCGCCGCGCGATCACATCCGCGTTTGGGTGTCCCTCGCGCGAGTAGGTATAGCCATGGACGCGGCCCTCATATTGATCATCCAGCGCATCCGGGGTTTCAGACGCGTAAACGACCGAGGGGCTCAGCGGAGTGACAACCGGGTGGCTGGCGCTGTCCGGCAGGCCATGGGGACGCATTACGGAGGGGCGAGAATTCTTCACGGTCAAATTTCCTTCAGGTCTTTCTTAAAACGGCGCATGTTGTCCTGGTAGTGAATGGCGCTTGCGGTGAGCTTGGCGACAAGCGCATCGTCCACCTCGCGCACCACTTTGCCGGGGGCGCCCATCACCAGAGAATTATCAGGGATCTCCTTATTCTCGGTGATCAGGGCGCCCGCCCCGATCAGGCAGTTTTTACCGATCTTGGCGCCATTCAGGATGGTAGCCCCCATCCCGATCAGGGAGTTGTCGCCGATGGTACAGCCATGCAGCATGACCTTATGGCCGATGGTGCAGTTCGCGCCAATGGTGAGCGGGTAGCCCGCATCAATATGCATCACCACGTTTTCCTGCACATTGGTGCCACGACCAACGCGGATTTCCTCGTGATCGGCGCGGATGGTGACGCCAAACCAGACCGAGGCCCCCTCTTCCAGCACCACTTTGCCAATGAGATTTGCGTCAGGCGCGACCCATGTGTCGGCATGGATCTGGGGGCGGTCTTCTCCTAGGGCGTAGAGGGTCATGACAGGTCCTCAAATTCCTGCTGCAGGGCGCGTGCGTGTTCGATGAGCGACGGCTGTTGAATGCGGCGCAGGCGGGTGGCGGTGATGATCGTCTTCAAGGCTTCTTCGGTCTCATCGAGATCCTCGTTGATCAGCACATGATCATAGGACCCCCAGTGCGAGATCTCGTCCCAGCTCTTTTGCATGCGACGGCTGATGGTTTCCGCGTCGTCCTGACCACGGCTTTCGAGGCGGCGGCGCAGCTCGGTAATGGAGGGCGGCAACAAAAAGATCGACAGCGTGTGTTTGCCGAGATCCGAATTGGTGATCTGCTGCGCGCCCTGCCAGTCGATGTCAAAGAGCACATCGCGGCCTTCGTTGATGGCTGTCTGAACCGGCCCCTTCGGAGAGCCGTAGAAATTCCCGAACACATGGGCGTGTTCGAGCATATCGCCATTGGCCACGTCCTGTTTGAACGACTCGACCGTGACAAAATGATAGTCCTGCCCATCGACCTCGCCCGGGCGGGGCTTGCGCGTCGTGGCCGAGACCGAAAAGCTGATGTCGCTGTCCCAGGCCCGCAGCCGCTTGGCGAGGGTGGATTTGCCTGCACCGGAGGGGGAGGACAGGATGATGAGAAGACCCCGTCGCTGCGCTTTTGAATGTGCCATGTTAGGGAGTTCTCCTTATTCTATGTTCTGAACCTGCTCGCGCATCTGGTCGATCACGGTTTTGAGTTCCAAACCCACTTCGGTCAAGGCCGCGTTCTGCGCCTTTGAACAGAGCGTGTTGGCCTCCCGGTTGAACTCTTGCATCAGGAAGTCGAGCTTTCGCCCCACCAATCCCCCCTGCCCGAGCAGTTTGCGTGCGGCGGCAATATGCGCCTTCAGGCGGTCGAGTTCTTCGGTAACATCTGCTTTGACCGCGATCATGGCGAGCTCCTGCGCCACGCGGTCGGGATCTGCGCCGTCGCTTTGGTCCAGCACACGGGCAAGATTTGCGCGAAGCGCCTCCTTTATGAGGGGGTCGCGCGCTGCGGCGCGCTGGGCGGCCTCCTGGCTCAGGGATTCGATCCGTTCAAGTTGTGCGCTCAAAACCACCTCCAGAGCCGCCCCTTCATTAGAACGCATGTTAATGAAGTCGGCCAAAAGTGAGTCGAATTCGGATAGCAGCTGGGTCACGAGGTCTTCGGTTTTGGCTTCGTGACTGACCTGTTCGAGCACGCCACGTATCTGAAGGATATCCGTCGCTCGCACCGGTGTGAGGTCCAGGCCCGCTTCGGTGGCGGCAGCCTGTGTCTGCTGGATCGCCGCCAGTGCAGCCGTCATCGCAGCAGCATTGATCTGTAGCTCGCCTTTGCCATCGTCGGCACGGCTCAGCCGCAGTCCGATCGTGACATTGCCACGACCTAGGCTTTTGGTTGCGCGTTTTTTAATTTCATTTTCAAGACCTTCGAGCCAGTCAGGCACGCGCACACGCACATCCAGCCCCTTGGCGTTCACCGATCTGATGTCCCAGATCCAAGCCAAGGCACCCTCACCGCCCTGCCCTGAGGCAAAGCCTGTCATCGAATGCAAAACCATCTGTGATCCTCCTGCATCCTGAATACAGTGGCAGGGTCCGGGGTCAATGGTCCGGCGGATAGTGCCTTGCACATAGGCAGAGCGGACCTATACCAAAGTGTTAACCATTGATTAAACTATTGGTCCAAACTTTAGTCAGATTGTGTCATGTTAACTTCAAGGTAACCACTATGGCGTTAACACTTGAGCATGGGCCTCCTGCCAAGTTTCGATGCTGGAACCGGATGCAGAGGACAAGAGAATGATGTTTCGCGGTCAAGACGACACAGATAAAAAGACAGGGTTGGATAAAGTGGTAGCTATGGATCGCTTTCGCACACGTTCGAACGTGTCGCCTCTGCGTCAGGCCGAGGCCTATTGGACCGCACTGCGTCGCGGGGATGACATTCCCAGCCGCTCGCAGGTCGACCCGCGCGGTCTTGAAAACATCCTGAGTCAGACCTTCATTCTGGAGCGTGTTGCACCGGGCATCGCGCGATTCCGCCTTGCCGGGCAAAAGGTCAACGAGCTTGCGGGGATGGAAGTGCGCGGTATGCCTCTGACTGCGTTTTTCACCGCCGAGTCCCGCAAGACCGTGAGCGCCGCGCTCGAGCACATGTTCGACGACCCCTCCATTCTGGAATTTGAACTGCACACCCAGGCCACCCGTCTGCGCGGCAGCCGCACCGCAAAGATGATCCTGCTGCCGCTGCGCAGTGATCTCGGCGATGTGAGCCGGGCGCTGGGCGTCATGGTCTCTGAAGGGGCAGCAAGCCGCGTGTCGCAACGCTTCCTCGTCGACAGCTGCGACATTCGCAAGATCACCAAGGCCAGCGAGTCCAAAACTGCGCCCGAGTTCAAGGCCGCACCCCGCGTGTCCGAACCCCAGATGCAGGGCCAATCGCAGCGCGATCTCACGAACAAACCGGTGAGTACCGGTGGTTTCAGCGAGCCGCGCACGGGATTTGAACGCAAATCCCCGAGCCTGATGGATGAGGCCCGCTCGCTTCTGGATCGGGCCCGCCGCGAAAACCGCGACGCTTTGAAATCTGCCCGCACGCCTGCCCGGGCCGATGCGCGCCCCGAGGGTCCTGTGACGCTGGAGACCGTCTCCACCACCGATGTCGAAAAACTTGTTTCGCGCCCGCCGCGTGGTGGCAAGCTGAAGAAAGGCGCGTCGCACCTGCGTCTTGTGGTTTCGCGGGACTGATTATTAAAATTCGAATCGAAAACGCCAAGAATTCTTATAAGTTTCAAGCTACTGGACATAGACCTTGAAGCATTGACGCCCGAACGCAGAACGCGTTTCGGGCGTTCTTTTTGCGTGCAAGGACGATACCGCGCCCAGACTATCACGCGCTGCCAGGCACTTTGCAAAAGCCCGGATAAAAAAAGGCCCGCAAAGCTGCGGGCCTTTTGAAATGCTGCGGACGGATCACTCAGATCGCGGCGCGCGTGTCGTCCGGTGTGCGCAGGCGCGACAGTTCTTCTGCGACAAGAAACGCCAGTTCCAGCGATTGATCCGCGTTGAGACGGGGATCGCAGGCGGTGTGGTAGCGATCGCTCAGGTCCTCGTCGGTCACTTCGCGCACGCCGCCGGTGCATTCGGTGACATCCTGGCCCGTCATCTCAAAGTGAACGCCACCGGGGATCGTTCCTTCGGCCTGATGCACACCAAAGAAATCACGCACTTCGCGCAGCACCGAGTCAAACGGACGGGTCTTGTAGCCGCTGGCGGATTTGATGGTGTTGCCATGCATCGGATCACAGACCCAGGTGACATTGGCCCCTTCGTCCTTCACGGCCTGAATGAGGCGTGGCAGATGGTCTGCAACTTTGCCGGCGCCAAAGCGGGCGATCAGCGTCAGCTTGCCTTCTTCGTTTTCAGGATTGAGCTTTTGCATCAGGACCTTGAGGTCGTCAGCTGTGGTGGTCGGACCACATTTGAGACCGATCGGGTTCAAGACCCCGCTGCAGAATTCCACATGCGCGCCATCGGGCTGGCGTGTGCGGTCCCCGATCCAGATCATGTGACCCGAACCCGCAAGCCATTTGCCGGAAGTCGAGTCGAGACGTGTCAGCGCCTCTTCATACTCCAGCAACAGACCTTCATGGCTGGTGTAGAATTCCACCGTCTGCAGCGTATGAGCATTGTCGGCGGTCACACCGGCGGCTTTCATGAAGTCGAGCGTATCGGTGATCCGATTGGCCATATCCCGATAGGCTTCGGCCTTGTCGCCTTCGGTGAACCCCAAGGTCCAGGCGTGGACCTGATGCACATCCGCATAGCCGCCGGTCGAGAAGGCGCGGATCAGGTTCAACGTCGCCGCCGCCTGGGTATAGGCCTGCAGCATTTTGCGCGGATCGGGAATACGCGCTTCGGGTGTAAAGGCCAGCTCGTTGATGATGTCACCGCGATAGCTCGGCAGTTCGACCCCATCAACGGTCTCGGTCGGCGCCGAGCGGGGTTTGGCAAATTGACCGGCCATGCGGCCCACTTTGACCACCGGCACCTTGGCGCCATAGGTCAGCACCATGGCCATCTGCAACATCACCTTGAAGGTGTCGCGGATGCCGTCTGCGCTGAACTGCTCAAAGCTCTCGGCGCAGTCGCCGCCTTGCAGCAAGAAGGCCTCGCCGCGCCCGGCAGCACCCAGTTGCGCCTTCAGGCGACGGGATTCACCGGCAAAAACCAGGGGCGGATACTTGGCCAGCTGCGCCTCAACAGCCTGCAGCGCGGCCTGATCGGTATAGTCAGGCATCTGTACGCGCGGCTTGCTGCGCCAGTTCGTTTTTTGCCAGTCGCTCATGGCTTTCACTCCGAAAATAACTTTGGAACCGTGATTTACGAAAGAAGCGTATACATAAGAGCGCTAACAGAGGCCAGTTTAGAATTTCCACATCTTGACCATGACGCTATCCTATGAGCAGGGTCTTTGAATTCGCGGCCATCGTGTCGCGTGGCTTTCCCAGCTCCGTCTAAAAGACCAGATTTGTAAGGACCAGAGCCATGCAAACCAAGCCAGAGGCGATTCCCGAGCTCACGTCGGGCGGTAAACATCGTCGGTTTACGTTTGTCCTGTTGGATCAATTCACCCTCCTGTGCTTCTCCGCCGCGATGGAATCGCTGCGGATCGCCAATCGCATGGCAGGTCGCGACCTCTATTCCTGGACCCTTGTTGGCGAAGGTGGCGAGACTGTTACCTGCTCTGCCGGGACCGTGTTTCAGGTGGATTCTGACCTCACAGAGT
This window contains:
- a CDS encoding trans-sulfuration enzyme family protein codes for the protein MRPHGLPDSASHPVVTPLSPSVVYASETPDALDDQYEGRVHGYTYSREGHPNADVIARRLDDMEGASGGVVCGSGMAAVSAVLLGLLQTGDHVIGGDQLYGRSLRLMKEDLPRLGIATTLANPGDVAAIRAAIRPETKLILVEAVSNPTLAVADIDGLAALCREHGILLAVDNTFTTPRAFKPFEHGADIVIHSVTKLLAGHSDVMLGYVVAKDPALNDRMRVFSVTTGMTPSPFDCWLAERGLLSFDLRFDRAEATAARLADHIATLPGIKRVIYPTRKDHPDHARAEALLKGRGCNMVSFELDGGREAANAFTRAAEGLSFAPTLGDVGTTLSHPASSSHRALTAENRAELGLHEGFFRVSVGLEDPEALCAIFENAITSAMS
- a CDS encoding class II 3-deoxy-7-phosphoheptulonate synthase, encoding MSDWQKTNWRSKPRVQMPDYTDQAALQAVEAQLAKYPPLVFAGESRRLKAQLGAAGRGEAFLLQGGDCAESFEQFSADGIRDTFKVMLQMAMVLTYGAKVPVVKVGRMAGQFAKPRSAPTETVDGVELPSYRGDIINELAFTPEARIPDPRKMLQAYTQAAATLNLIRAFSTGGYADVHQVHAWTLGFTEGDKAEAYRDMANRITDTLDFMKAAGVTADNAHTLQTVEFYTSHEGLLLEYEEALTRLDSTSGKWLAGSGHMIWIGDRTRQPDGAHVEFCSGVLNPIGLKCGPTTTADDLKVLMQKLNPENEEGKLTLIARFGAGKVADHLPRLIQAVKDEGANVTWVCDPMHGNTIKSASGYKTRPFDSVLREVRDFFGVHQAEGTIPGGVHFEMTGQDVTECTGGVREVTDEDLSDRYHTACDPRLNADQSLELAFLVAEELSRLRTPDDTRAAI
- a CDS encoding PAS domain-containing protein → MMFRGQDDTDKKTGLDKVVAMDRFRTRSNVSPLRQAEAYWTALRRGDDIPSRSQVDPRGLENILSQTFILERVAPGIARFRLAGQKVNELAGMEVRGMPLTAFFTAESRKTVSAALEHMFDDPSILEFELHTQATRLRGSRTAKMILLPLRSDLGDVSRALGVMVSEGAASRVSQRFLVDSCDIRKITKASESKTAPEFKAAPRVSEPQMQGQSQRDLTNKPVSTGGFSEPRTGFERKSPSLMDEARSLLDRARRENRDALKSARTPARADARPEGPVTLETVSTTDVEKLVSRPPRGGKLKKGASHLRLVVSRD
- a CDS encoding YicC/YloC family endoribonuclease, which produces MVLHSMTGFASGQGGEGALAWIWDIRSVNAKGLDVRVRVPDWLEGLENEIKKRATKSLGRGNVTIGLRLSRADDGKGELQINAAAMTAALAAIQQTQAAATEAGLDLTPVRATDILQIRGVLEQVSHEAKTEDLVTQLLSEFDSLLADFINMRSNEGAALEVVLSAQLERIESLSQEAAQRAAARDPLIKEALRANLARVLDQSDGADPDRVAQELAMIAVKADVTEELDRLKAHIAAARKLLGQGGLVGRKLDFLMQEFNREANTLCSKAQNAALTEVGLELKTVIDQMREQVQNIE
- the gmk gene encoding guanylate kinase, with translation MAHSKAQRRGLLIILSSPSGAGKSTLAKRLRAWDSDISFSVSATTRKPRPGEVDGQDYHFVTVESFKQDVANGDMLEHAHVFGNFYGSPKGPVQTAINEGRDVLFDIDWQGAQQITNSDLGKHTLSIFLLPPSITELRRRLESRGQDDAETISRRMQKSWDEISHWGSYDHVLINEDLDETEEALKTIITATRLRRIQQPSLIEHARALQQEFEDLS
- a CDS encoding gamma carbonic anhydrase family protein, giving the protein MTLYALGEDRPQIHADTWVAPDANLIGKVVLEEGASVWFGVTIRADHEEIRVGRGTNVQENVVMHIDAGYPLTIGANCTIGHKVMLHGCTIGDNSLIGMGATILNGAKIGKNCLIGAGALITENKEIPDNSLVMGAPGKVVREVDDALVAKLTASAIHYQDNMRRFKKDLKEI